The Prevotella sp. E2-28 genome includes the window CCAACGGGTCTTTACCTGACCGGTGATGAAACCTATGGCAGCAGAGAAAAGACCCACAACGGTGGTAGCAAATGCCACTTGCATATTATAAGCCATAGAAGCAACATCGCCCGTTGACAAGCCTACGAGTGCCGGACCCATAGGGATGAGTGTACCCATCAAGCCCAGCATGGGCCCCATCTTTGCGAGGGTCTTACTGGTAGAAAGATTGGCTGCTGCAGCGATATCGAAGTCGGCTAACAGCTTTTGCAGGTGCGCCTCGCTGTCCTGATGCTGCAACATACGGTGCATATAGGTGACCACCAACGATTTCTGTGTCTTTGGCAAACGCTCAGCAAGGGTACGCACATTCTCACTATTCAGATTGTCGAACTCCTGTTTCAGGAGCGCTTCTGTTTGGCACACAGCGAGGTACTGACCGAAGAAACTGCCAATAAGCAACAAGGCACGTGCAAAGAGCATGATGAGTAATACGATGACAGGCACAAGGAGTCCTGTGGAAATCCAATAAAGGATGTCGGAAATGTAATGCATATCTGATGATTTTAATTTGTTTTGTTTTCAGTTAACGACAGAGATACCTGCTACTGCCGTCCTTCCGTTCACAGTGGCAATGATACCCAGAATAGCAATGAGGGCATTTGAGAGGAAGAACACCTCCAGGCGTAATTCCTTTTCAGGGATAAGCCACTTGACGCCCCACGTCAGTGCGGGGATAGCCAGCAGTACAACGAAGGCTAATCCATAAGCTATGGCGGTGAAACTCACACCTGTGAGCCAGAACATACACATGGTTTCAAGATGAAACAGCACGGGGAAAACTAATAGTCCAGGAAACAAGCGTAATAATCTATATATCAACAACGTACGGTGGCTCACCTTTTCCGCATTCATCAGGTGAACAGCTATTAGGCAATAGGACATTTGGATGATGACTTCAATGCTTAGCACCAATGCCGTATCGAGCATCAGCGCAGGATTATTGAGCCAGTCCTGCAGCTGCGTCTTGCTTTGTTCGATAGCCCACGGCCAAGTGAAGGCCACAAACAGGGAACACACTACAGACGCAGCAACCACCATCCATACCTTGCGGTAGGTCTGCTTCAGCACGAAGTTGAAGCAAACCAATAGTATCATAACTAATACGACTATCTCCATGTTATTCTTTTCTTACCTTTCGGCGGTGACGAATCAAGACTATCATGAGCAGAACGAAGACGGTGAGGATAACCGCAACGACCATATTACTGACCCATGTGGTTGCCTCGTTAACGGTATTCAGCTCTTCTTTCTTCAGCACCTTGCCGTCATGAGTGCTTACCTGCTCCTGGCGCACCTCACTGATTTGCTGCTTATAGGCAGTGGCCAGTGAAGCATCCACCTTATCGGCAATGTAGTTCTGCAGTTTCTGATTGTCGCTCACCATCTGCGAACCGCTGGCGCCAAACTTGTTTACCAATTCTGTATGCAGTTTCGCCACTTCCTTCAACCGAGCCGCAGATGCTTTCCAGTAGCCCTTTCGTGACGATTCCATCATAACGGCAGTCATCTCCTGCAGCGCGGCAGGATTCTTGTCTTCAAAGAAGGCGCGCGTGCCCAGGTTGAACTGATCCCTGACGTAAATATCATAGATGTCATCCCACATCTCATTATCAATGGCTTCAGGCTTCATCACGTTCCATCCGAACGTGTTCTGCACCAGTTCGGCAAAGACATTCGCATCGCTGGCACCGCCCTGCATTTTCTCCTTGATATAGGTGGGATTGAAGAGCGTGGTGCGACTTTCAACGCCAATGGCCTCTTTCACCTCCTGCATCTTCGCACGGTTACGGTTGCGATAGTCGGAGAGATAGGCATCGGGCTCCTTACCCGTTACGTTTCTGACAGCCATGTTCATACCGCCCATGAACTCATAGACATGATCCAATGAGAGTGCGCCCCAGGTGTTTGACT containing:
- a CDS encoding MotA/TolQ/ExbB proton channel family protein, with product MHYISDILYWISTGLLVPVIVLLIMLFARALLLIGSFFGQYLAVCQTEALLKQEFDNLNSENVRTLAERLPKTQKSLVVTYMHRMLQHQDSEAHLQKLLADFDIAAAANLSTSKTLAKMGPMLGLMGTLIPMGPALVGLSTGDVASMAYNMQVAFATTVVGLFSAAIGFITGQVKTRWYRRDSVNLQFLADLLEH